A portion of the Treponema rectale genome contains these proteins:
- a CDS encoding ankyrin repeat domain-containing protein, which translates to MLLRFLKPLPLWKNLSEKTRLKKTSDNYKTYKNTYLYDFALSSEETAAEEEKKPFTVAEPNSADKNGVTLLMKAAKAGNDWDVENLLKSGADPNLRDKDGWSALMYACRYQNSLNIVTKLIDKGAHIRVRNKYNATPLLMASDYSQNPQILKILLKDRTITEDEVYRAFIMTVTSNQGENHVKEAKMQVFLDMDIPLNRLWKGKTPLMYAAQYGTSTHIIKLLMDKGAKPGIQDHDGKTAFDYAKLNSNLTHDDIYWSLNSSAR; encoded by the coding sequence TTGCTTCTGAGATTCCTGAAACCGCTGCCGCTATGGAAGAACCTGTCAGAAAAGACCCGGTTAAAAAAAACTTCTGACAACTATAAAACTTATAAAAATACTTACTTATATGATTTTGCCCTTTCTTCGGAAGAAACAGCTGCAGAGGAAGAAAAAAAGCCGTTTACCGTTGCAGAGCCAAATTCTGCTGATAAAAACGGGGTTACCCTTCTTATGAAGGCAGCAAAAGCAGGAAATGACTGGGATGTTGAAAACCTGCTTAAAAGCGGTGCAGATCCAAATTTAAGGGATAAAGACGGATGGTCTGCCTTAATGTATGCCTGCCGCTATCAGAACAGCCTGAACATCGTAACTAAACTTATTGATAAGGGTGCACATATAAGGGTTCGCAACAAATATAATGCTACGCCTTTACTCATGGCTTCAGATTATTCCCAGAATCCGCAGATACTTAAAATTCTTTTGAAAGACCGGACTATTACTGAAGATGAAGTTTACAGAGCATTTATAATGACCGTTACCAGTAACCAGGGAGAAAACCACGTAAAAGAAGCAAAAATGCAGGTTTTTCTTGATATGGACATTCCTCTCAACAGACTCTGGAAAGGAAAAACACCTCTTATGTATGCCGCTCAGTACGGAACTTCAACGCATATCATAAAACTCCTCATGGACAAAGGTGCCAAGCCTGGAATACAGGATCATGACGGCAAAACAGCATTTGATTACGCAAAGCTTAATTCAAATTTGACTCATGATGACATATACTGGTCACTCAACAGTTCAGCCCGTTAA
- the rsmD gene encoding 16S rRNA (guanine(966)-N(2))-methyltransferase RsmD, with protein sequence MRITGGKLKGRLTRTPYGKMAIRPAMDRMRESIFDIIGPFLEGKSFLDLFSGSGTIAIEAASHGADKVTLCEMDKSKAKTVFENVAMTEEFGVRIKCHFMAVELFLKRCKDSFDYIFLDPPFPYKFRKDLIETIDRRGLLKENGTLLIHFPAEDPLPEETEGLVLKDKRIYGRSIVHFYTTKQKLDKSE encoded by the coding sequence ATGAGAATCACAGGTGGAAAATTAAAAGGCAGGCTAACCCGTACTCCCTACGGAAAAATGGCAATAAGACCGGCCATGGACCGAATGAGGGAATCTATTTTTGATATAATAGGACCTTTTCTTGAAGGAAAATCTTTTCTTGACCTGTTTTCAGGATCAGGTACAATCGCAATAGAAGCTGCTTCTCATGGTGCTGATAAAGTTACTCTGTGTGAAATGGATAAATCAAAGGCAAAAACTGTTTTTGAAAATGTAGCGATGACGGAAGAATTCGGAGTAAGGATTAAATGCCATTTCATGGCTGTAGAACTGTTCCTGAAACGCTGCAAGGATTCATTCGACTATATATTCCTGGATCCGCCCTTTCCCTATAAGTTCAGAAAAGATCTTATTGAGACGATAGACAGGCGGGGTCTCTTAAAGGAAAACGGAACCCTGTTGATTCATTTTCCGGCAGAAGATCCTCTTCCTGAAGAAACGGAAGGACTTGTTCTGAAAGATAAAAGAATTTACGGAAGATCCATAGTTCATTTTTATACAACTAAACAAAAACTTGACAAATCAGAATAA
- a CDS encoding tetratricopeptide repeat protein: MKSENEEEFGISQEDFIEQNTADDSTAKEISELSKRGYQLLKENLTQDAVDAFSQILDIEANNNYALVGLGDCERKRGNFNQAIKHYTKCLACHPGNNYALFGLADCYKALNQFHKAIEIWEQYLIHDDRNITVLTRVADAYRKIRDFRKSKELYLQVLDMEQNNAYALIGLGHLHYDFKEYKDALYYWTRMLDAPPSHVDIRVLTSIGNCHRKLKTFEQGLPYFERALEMDPNNFYALFGIADCYRGMNQQYRSIDYWNRILKIDPKNKVILTRTGDAYRNLGDYKTAAEYYDRAMNIDFDIYAAMGLALICKGEGNYEEAARRFAGLIRDDEKNYRLYIDLADCYMKMNRKADAVSTLESFQRFGIKNQNVNDLLAKIKGE; encoded by the coding sequence ATGAAATCAGAAAATGAAGAAGAATTCGGCATAAGCCAGGAAGATTTTATTGAACAGAATACAGCTGACGATTCAACAGCAAAAGAAATTAGTGAACTTTCTAAAAGAGGTTATCAGCTTCTAAAGGAAAATCTTACACAGGATGCAGTAGATGCTTTTTCACAGATCCTCGATATAGAAGCTAACAACAATTATGCCCTCGTCGGTCTGGGTGACTGTGAACGTAAAAGAGGGAATTTTAATCAGGCCATAAAGCATTATACGAAATGTCTTGCCTGTCATCCGGGTAACAACTACGCCCTCTTCGGTCTGGCAGACTGCTATAAAGCCCTGAATCAGTTTCATAAAGCAATTGAAATCTGGGAACAGTATCTTATTCATGATGACAGGAATATTACAGTCCTTACACGTGTTGCTGATGCATACAGAAAAATTCGTGATTTCAGAAAATCAAAGGAACTTTACCTTCAGGTTCTTGACATGGAGCAAAACAATGCCTATGCACTTATAGGTCTGGGACACCTTCATTACGATTTCAAGGAATATAAGGATGCACTGTATTACTGGACAAGAATGCTTGATGCACCTCCTTCTCATGTTGATATTCGCGTACTTACTTCCATTGGTAACTGCCATAGAAAACTCAAGACTTTTGAACAGGGACTTCCTTATTTTGAAAGGGCTCTGGAGATGGATCCTAATAATTTTTATGCCCTTTTTGGAATTGCCGACTGCTACCGTGGAATGAACCAGCAGTACAGGTCAATCGATTACTGGAACAGAATTCTTAAAATTGACCCGAAAAATAAAGTAATCCTTACAAGGACTGGAGATGCTTACCGCAATCTCGGTGACTATAAAACTGCAGCAGAATATTATGACCGTGCAATGAATATCGATTTTGATATTTATGCAGCAATGGGACTGGCACTTATCTGTAAGGGAGAAGGAAACTACGAGGAAGCAGCCAGACGTTTTGCAGGACTCATTCGCGATGACGAAAAAAATTACCGGCTTTATATTGATCTGGCCGACTGTTATATGAAAATGAACCGTAAGGCAGATGCTGTCTCTACTTTGGAATCATTTCAGCGGTTCGGAATAAAAAATCAGAATGTAAATGACCTGCTTGCAAAAATAAAGGGGGAATGA
- the rlmN gene encoding 23S rRNA (adenine(2503)-C(2))-methyltransferase RlmN yields MSEKIILSGLFPQEICEKLSLKQAFRAKQIYQWIYKGASSFEQMKNLDKETKAVLEEKAQIYSSTISKTLRDPDGTIKLQITLNDGRAIETVLLTDKEGRKTACVSCQAGCAMKCAFCQTGQLGLGRNLTAGEIVEEFMYMEKEAGTLDNIVFMGMGEPMQNLDAIRKAVAVLTDKNGRALSSRRITLSTSGIISGIYDLADNGPKMRLAISLTTADPDLRMELMPVTKGNPLPELKKAISYYAQKTGQRVTLEAALLSGKNTGEESAARMIEFAKGLDVYINLIPWNPVPGLDFKTPDYKECERFVSILEKNRINVNLRKKRGTKIGGACGQLGRSAVEKDEIS; encoded by the coding sequence ATGTCAGAAAAAATAATTCTTTCAGGTCTTTTTCCTCAGGAAATATGCGAAAAACTTTCCCTTAAGCAGGCTTTTCGCGCAAAGCAGATTTATCAATGGATTTACAAAGGTGCTTCTTCTTTTGAACAGATGAAAAACCTCGACAAAGAAACAAAGGCTGTTCTGGAAGAAAAAGCTCAAATATATTCCTCAACAATATCAAAAACCCTGCGGGATCCGGACGGAACTATAAAACTTCAGATTACACTTAACGACGGCCGTGCCATAGAAACAGTTCTTCTTACAGACAAGGAAGGCCGGAAAACTGCCTGCGTTAGCTGTCAGGCCGGATGTGCCATGAAATGTGCTTTCTGCCAGACAGGCCAGCTCGGACTTGGAAGAAACCTGACTGCAGGAGAAATCGTAGAAGAATTCATGTACATGGAAAAAGAAGCCGGTACTTTAGACAACATTGTATTTATGGGCATGGGGGAACCCATGCAGAATCTTGATGCAATAAGAAAAGCTGTCGCCGTCCTCACTGATAAAAACGGAAGGGCTTTGAGTTCAAGACGAATTACCTTAAGTACCAGCGGAATAATCAGCGGAATCTATGATCTTGCTGACAACGGCCCGAAAATGAGACTGGCAATATCCCTTACAACTGCAGATCCAGACCTGAGAATGGAACTGATGCCTGTAACAAAAGGAAATCCTCTTCCTGAACTGAAAAAAGCAATTTCTTATTATGCACAAAAGACAGGACAGAGGGTAACTCTTGAAGCGGCACTGCTTTCCGGAAAAAACACAGGTGAAGAAAGTGCGGCAAGAATGATTGAATTTGCAAAAGGTCTTGACGTTTACATAAACCTTATTCCCTGGAATCCTGTTCCCGGACTTGATTTTAAAACTCCTGACTACAAAGAATGCGAAAGATTTGTTTCTATTCTGGAAAAAAACAGGATAAACGTTAATCTTAGAAAAAAAAGAGGCACAAAAATCGGAGGTGCCTGCGGCCAGCTGGGAAGATCAGCGGTGGAGAAAGATGAAATTTCTTAA
- a CDS encoding cation transporter codes for MQKKIYVAGMDDDGTAAKVDAAVKAVAGVTSCVSTAAKCQVCVDFDGASEDAINAAIESAGVTVLG; via the coding sequence ATGCAGAAAAAAATTTACGTTGCTGGAATGGATGATGATGGAACGGCTGCAAAAGTTGATGCTGCAGTAAAAGCAGTTGCAGGAGTTACTTCTTGTGTTTCTACAGCTGCAAAATGTCAGGTCTGCGTAGACTTTGACGGAGCATCAGAAGATGCAATCAATGCTGCCATTGAATCTGCCGGCGTAACTGTTTTAGGCTGA
- a CDS encoding D-2-hydroxyacid dehydrogenase — protein MKITILDGNALNPGDLSYEVFEKFGAVFVYPRTEEKDIIKRIGDSDAILMNKIRITEEILSACPNLKYIGIQATGYNVVDLDACRKHNVTVTNVPSYSTAAVAQHVFALITAFTNRVKEHSDSVFEGKWCTSKDFCYWNSPLYELDGKKIGIAGYGNIGSRVAAIAKAFGMKVVTVNKSSRSDRDGIEAVGLDGLAGCDFISLHCPLTKENEGMFDKKLLCKIGGPSTILINTARGGLINEEDVAWLLNNDLLRGYGADVVTEEPMNPSNPLLKAKNCILTPHIAWAPFETRQRLLDIVFSNFKAWIDGKPENTVS, from the coding sequence ATGAAAATTACAATTCTTGATGGAAACGCCCTGAATCCCGGAGATCTCAGTTATGAGGTTTTTGAAAAATTCGGGGCTGTTTTTGTTTATCCACGAACAGAAGAAAAAGATATCATTAAGCGCATAGGTGACAGTGATGCAATCCTTATGAATAAAATCAGGATTACGGAAGAAATATTATCTGCCTGCCCTAACCTCAAATATATTGGAATTCAGGCCACAGGTTACAATGTTGTTGATCTGGATGCCTGCAGAAAGCACAATGTTACGGTAACTAATGTTCCTTCCTATTCTACCGCAGCAGTAGCCCAGCATGTTTTTGCCCTCATAACCGCCTTTACAAACAGAGTTAAAGAACATTCAGATTCAGTTTTTGAAGGAAAATGGTGTACTTCAAAAGATTTCTGCTACTGGAATTCACCGCTGTATGAGCTTGACGGAAAAAAGATCGGAATTGCAGGCTATGGAAACATCGGCTCACGTGTTGCTGCAATTGCAAAAGCTTTCGGAATGAAGGTTGTTACGGTAAATAAAAGTTCCCGCTCTGACAGGGACGGAATTGAAGCCGTAGGTCTGGACGGTCTTGCAGGTTGTGATTTTATAAGTCTTCACTGCCCCCTTACAAAAGAAAATGAAGGTATGTTCGATAAAAAACTTCTCTGCAAAATAGGAGGGCCTTCTACAATCCTTATAAATACAGCAAGAGGCGGATTAATCAATGAAGAGGATGTTGCATGGCTTTTAAATAATGACCTGCTGAGGGGCTACGGAGCTGACGTTGTAACGGAAGAACCTATGAATCCTTCTAATCCACTTTTAAAGGCTAAAAACTGCATTCTGACGCCTCATATTGCATGGGCTCCCTTTGAAACCCGGCAGAGGCTTCTTGATATAGTTTTCTCAAACTTTAAAGCCTGGATTGACGGAAAACCTGAAAATACCGTTTCCTGA
- a CDS encoding 3-isopropylmalate dehydratase large subunit has product MGKTIAQKIFEAHMVEQPFPGTNVLKLDRVFCHEITTPIAINDLMERNKDRVFDPTKIKAVIDHVTPAKDSKCALQEKILREWADRNNIQDFFDIGANGVCHAIFPEKGFVRPGFTVIMGDSHTCTHGAFGAFAAGVGTTDLEVGILKGVCSFREPKAIKFILNGELKPGVYAKDVILYIIGQIGVNGATNCVTEFTGPVVDKMSMEERMTICNMAVEAGATSGICFPDMTTVDYLWPFIKDEFATKEDALKEYSKWIDDEDAEYEKVYTYDLSTLEPLCTVEYKPDQIRKISEMKGTKVNQVYIGSCTNGRISDLRIAAQILKGHKLAKGVRGIVSPATPLIYKMALDEGLISIFMDAGFCVTNPTCGACLGMSNGVLAEGEVCASTTNRNFNGRMGKGGMVHLMSPASAAATAITGTIANSELYKG; this is encoded by the coding sequence ATGGGAAAGACAATAGCTCAGAAAATTTTTGAAGCTCATATGGTTGAACAGCCATTCCCTGGAACAAACGTTCTTAAGCTTGACAGAGTATTCTGTCATGAAATTACGACTCCTATTGCAATTAATGATCTTATGGAACGCAATAAGGACAGAGTTTTTGACCCGACAAAAATCAAGGCAGTAATTGATCATGTTACTCCTGCAAAAGATTCAAAATGCGCCCTTCAGGAAAAGATTCTCCGTGAATGGGCTGACCGCAATAACATTCAGGATTTCTTTGACATCGGAGCAAACGGTGTATGTCATGCAATTTTCCCGGAAAAAGGATTTGTACGCCCGGGATTTACTGTAATCATGGGTGACAGCCATACCTGTACTCACGGTGCATTCGGTGCATTTGCTGCAGGCGTAGGAACAACTGACCTTGAAGTTGGTATTCTTAAGGGAGTTTGTTCTTTCCGTGAACCAAAGGCAATTAAATTCATCCTTAACGGAGAACTTAAACCTGGTGTTTATGCAAAAGACGTTATTCTTTATATAATTGGACAGATTGGTGTAAACGGTGCAACTAACTGCGTAACAGAATTTACTGGTCCTGTAGTAGATAAAATGTCAATGGAAGAACGCATGACAATCTGTAACATGGCTGTTGAAGCAGGTGCTACAAGCGGAATCTGTTTTCCGGATATGACTACAGTAGATTACCTCTGGCCTTTCATCAAAGACGAATTTGCAACAAAAGAGGATGCCCTTAAAGAATATTCTAAATGGATTGATGACGAGGATGCTGAGTATGAGAAAGTTTATACTTATGATCTTTCTACACTTGAACCTCTGTGTACTGTTGAATACAAGCCTGATCAGATCAGAAAAATTTCAGAAATGAAAGGAACAAAAGTAAATCAGGTTTATATCGGTTCATGTACAAACGGACGTATTTCTGACCTGCGCATTGCTGCTCAGATTCTTAAAGGTCATAAACTTGCAAAAGGTGTACGCGGTATCGTAAGTCCTGCTACTCCGCTTATATATAAGATGGCCCTTGATGAAGGTCTTATTTCCATTTTCATGGATGCAGGTTTCTGTGTAACTAATCCTACCTGTGGTGCATGTCTTGGAATGTCAAACGGAGTTCTTGCAGAAGGAGAAGTCTGTGCTTCAACGACAAACAGAAACTTCAACGGACGCATGGGTAAAGGCGGAATGGTTCACCTTATGAGCCCTGCAAGTGCTGCTGCTACAGCAATTACAGGAACTATTGCAAATTCAGAACTTTATAAGGGCTGA
- a CDS encoding 3-isopropylmalate dehydratase small subunit, translating into MKQFGGQVLFLDRSDINTDEIIPAKYLTENTKQALKPYLLEDLKLDGFNPKSDIAGKKVIITRENFGCGSSREHAPWALEVNGIYTVIAINFARIFRQNMYNCGLLALDMSKKDIDDMFRTFADKDTECKIEEKEDGTWKVKLIAGSLSKSYVFKLEGFEKALIENEGWIGYADKNY; encoded by the coding sequence ATGAAACAGTTTGGTGGACAGGTTCTTTTCTTGGATCGCTCAGATATTAATACTGACGAAATAATTCCTGCTAAATATCTTACTGAGAATACAAAGCAGGCTCTTAAACCTTACCTGCTTGAGGACCTTAAGCTTGACGGATTCAACCCGAAGTCTGATATTGCAGGTAAAAAAGTAATCATTACAAGAGAAAACTTCGGATGCGGTTCTTCTCGTGAACATGCACCATGGGCTCTTGAAGTAAATGGTATTTACACTGTAATTGCAATAAATTTTGCCCGCATTTTCAGGCAGAATATGTATAACTGCGGTCTTCTCGCTCTTGATATGAGCAAAAAAGATATTGACGATATGTTCCGTACTTTTGCAGACAAGGATACAGAATGTAAGATTGAAGAAAAAGAAGACGGTACATGGAAAGTTAAACTTATTGCCGGCTCTCTTTCTAAAAGCTACGTATTTAAGCTTGAAGGTTTTGAAAAAGCCCTTATTGAAAATGAAGGCTGGATTGGATACGCAGATAAAAATTACTAG
- a CDS encoding flavin reductase family protein: MRKSFGKQTFMFPMPVLIIATYDEHGNADAMNAAWGGIHDTDQIGICLSPEHKTVKNILALKEFTVSMADSSHVAQCDYVGIESANKVSDKIQKSGFTLSKAEKVNAPVINELSMCLECRLVSYDESSGYMVADIVNVNCDEKALTDGKIDIKKVDPISFDPVSHGYYKTGDRAGNAFKDGLALR, translated from the coding sequence ATGCGAAAATCTTTTGGAAAACAGACTTTTATGTTTCCGATGCCTGTTCTTATTATTGCAACCTATGATGAACATGGAAATGCTGATGCAATGAATGCTGCATGGGGCGGCATTCATGATACTGACCAGATAGGAATCTGTTTAAGTCCTGAACATAAAACTGTTAAAAATATACTTGCATTAAAAGAATTTACTGTAAGTATGGCAGATTCTTCTCATGTAGCACAGTGTGACTATGTGGGAATTGAGTCTGCAAATAAAGTAAGTGATAAGATACAGAAATCAGGTTTTACCCTGTCAAAGGCAGAGAAGGTAAATGCCCCGGTAATAAATGAACTTTCAATGTGTCTTGAATGTCGTTTGGTAAGTTATGATGAATCTTCAGGTTACATGGTTGCAGACATTGTAAACGTTAACTGTGATGAAAAAGCACTTACAGACGGAAAAATAGACATAAAAAAAGTTGATCCTATTAGTTTTGATCCTGTAAGCCACGGTTATTATAAAACCGGTGACAGGGCAGGAAATGCCTTTAAAGACGGTCTTGCACTCCGCTGA
- the rhaD gene encoding rhamnulose-1-phosphate aldolase codes for MKALEAEFVKGFVRMCSDGWEQGWHERNGGNLSYRIKEEEIQSIKKDLKFDAPWQEIGTSVPQLAKEFFLVTGSGKFMRNVPLDPEANICIVELDDKGEKFRIVWGLVNGGRPTSELPTHLMNHEVKKIASGGKHRVIYHAHCTNLIALTFVLPLKDEVFTRELWESATECPVVFPAGVGVVEWMVPGGKDIAVATSRLMKKYDVAVWAHHGLFCSGEDFDITFGLMHTVEKAAEILVKVLSIRPDKLQTIEPEGFRQLARDFKVTLPEEFLYNK; via the coding sequence ATGAAAGCACTTGAAGCTGAATTTGTTAAAGGATTTGTCAGAATGTGTTCTGACGGATGGGAACAGGGCTGGCACGAGAGAAACGGCGGCAATCTTTCTTATAGAATAAAGGAAGAAGAAATTCAGAGCATAAAAAAAGACCTTAAGTTTGATGCCCCGTGGCAGGAAATCGGAACGTCCGTACCTCAGCTGGCAAAAGAATTTTTTCTTGTAACAGGCAGTGGAAAATTCATGCGTAATGTTCCTCTTGATCCTGAGGCAAATATCTGCATTGTTGAACTTGATGATAAAGGTGAAAAATTCCGTATTGTATGGGGCCTTGTAAACGGTGGTCGTCCTACAAGTGAACTTCCGACTCATCTTATGAATCATGAAGTTAAGAAAATAGCCAGCGGTGGTAAACACAGGGTAATTTATCATGCTCACTGTACAAATCTTATAGCGCTTACTTTTGTACTCCCGCTTAAAGATGAAGTTTTTACCCGTGAACTTTGGGAAAGTGCAACTGAATGTCCGGTTGTTTTTCCTGCCGGTGTAGGTGTGGTTGAATGGATGGTTCCGGGAGGAAAGGATATTGCAGTTGCAACAAGCCGCCTTATGAAAAAATATGATGTTGCTGTCTGGGCTCATCATGGTCTTTTCTGTTCGGGAGAAGATTTTGACATAACTTTCGGGTTAATGCATACGGTAGAAAAAGCTGCAGAAATTCTGGTAAAAGTTCTTTCCATCAGGCCTGATAAACTTCAGACTATTGAGCCGGAAGGATTCCGTCAGCTTGCCAGAGATTTTAAGGTTACATTACCTGAAGAATTTTTATACAATAAGTAA
- a CDS encoding FGGY family carbohydrate kinase has translation MKYAVCVIDIGMTNKKVSVYDDCLNLIETSYRNFQGLKTVYGPEKKEILCHDIEGMKQWFFTCISEYAKKYPVKFISVTTHGATFVCTDEKFNQTVPCVFYTEEPGEDFQNEFYEICGTKEKLQLECQTPVLSSMINMAKGIYFVKKYFPEDFSKTKRIINYPQFWTYILTGKFCAERTFLACHTYLWNQNEDRYSSVTEKLGIKPLLSDCIVDTVSIQGTVRPELSDALGLHGEVSVTAGIHDSNASLLPYLAKEEEDFILNSTGTWCVSMHPGTSMSFSEDDIGKVVFFNRSAFNKGIKTSIFLGGMEFDSYVKLYEKISKDCDFPVTDTAAVRKILKDKNIFVLPELVPGSGQFPESKAGIVFNGRFTSFETIPDSEELKNLILEKKLFIAAVIISLVIQSQTAFERAGITDDTKVFTEGGFRKNKIYNLLLSSVLKNNPCFTTDISEATSFGCAMTAIMSIEGKNCRDLSSAINIKYSKIEKEDFSDYEEYKKLWLKAAQGE, from the coding sequence ATGAAGTATGCTGTCTGTGTTATAGATATCGGAATGACTAATAAAAAAGTATCTGTTTATGATGATTGTCTGAATCTTATAGAAACTTCTTATAGGAATTTCCAGGGATTAAAGACTGTTTATGGTCCGGAAAAAAAAGAGATTTTATGTCATGATATTGAAGGAATGAAGCAGTGGTTTTTTACCTGCATATCAGAATACGCAAAAAAATATCCTGTAAAATTCATTTCTGTAACAACTCATGGAGCAACTTTTGTATGTACTGATGAAAAGTTTAATCAGACAGTTCCCTGTGTTTTTTATACAGAAGAACCTGGTGAAGATTTTCAGAATGAGTTTTATGAAATCTGTGGTACAAAAGAAAAGCTTCAGCTGGAGTGTCAGACACCTGTTCTTTCTTCCATGATAAACATGGCAAAAGGAATATACTTTGTAAAAAAATATTTTCCTGAGGATTTTTCAAAGACAAAGAGGATTATAAATTATCCGCAGTTCTGGACTTATATCCTTACAGGAAAATTCTGTGCGGAACGTACTTTTTTAGCCTGCCACACCTATCTCTGGAATCAGAATGAAGATAGATATTCCTCAGTTACGGAAAAGCTCGGCATTAAACCTCTTCTTTCTGACTGCATCGTAGATACTGTAAGCATTCAGGGAACTGTAAGACCTGAACTTTCGGATGCACTTGGACTGCATGGCGAAGTATCAGTTACTGCGGGAATACATGATTCAAATGCTTCTCTTCTTCCTTATCTTGCAAAAGAGGAGGAAGATTTTATTCTTAATTCAACTGGTACCTGGTGCGTAAGCATGCATCCGGGAACATCGATGAGTTTTTCTGAAGATGATATTGGAAAAGTTGTTTTTTTCAACAGAAGTGCGTTTAATAAAGGTATAAAAACTTCAATTTTTTTAGGCGGCATGGAATTTGATTCATATGTAAAACTATATGAAAAAATTTCCAAAGACTGTGATTTTCCAGTTACAGATACAGCTGCAGTCAGAAAAATCTTAAAGGATAAAAATATTTTTGTACTGCCAGAGCTGGTTCCCGGATCAGGACAGTTTCCGGAATCAAAAGCAGGTATTGTTTTTAACGGCAGATTTACAAGTTTTGAAACTATTCCAGATTCTGAAGAATTGAAAAACCTTATTCTTGAAAAGAAACTATTCATTGCTGCAGTAATAATCTCTCTGGTAATACAAAGCCAGACAGCTTTTGAAAGGGCTGGAATTACTGATGATACAAAAGTTTTTACGGAAGGCGGATTCCGAAAAAATAAGATTTATAATCTTCTGCTTTCATCTGTTTTAAAGAATAATCCATGCTTTACGACAGATATAAGTGAAGCTACATCTTTCGGCTGTGCAATGACGGCCATAATGAGTATTGAGGGGAAAAATTGCAGGGATCTTTCTTCTGCAATAAATATAAAATACAGTAAAATAGAAAAAGAAGATTTTTCTGATTATGAAGAATATAAAAAACTGTGGCTGAAGGCTGCACAAGGAGAATAA
- a CDS encoding AraC family transcriptional regulator: MKELLSRQFWTAPASCHLEYRKAQPPFPMHSHDFFEIVVVFSGKGIHSDQKDESLIKAGDLLCVHPGQFHSFLKTEALELMNIMIKPDFFYELNDEITNCQAFTEFFSLSSRNKSTSVRKLHLNKMQLIAIKDIINSLQNEFAQDLPMVQVQINCLLLQLIIYILRVKDNPDFPSVHKKSSANLLIQYMDKNFMRNISMQDLMEIGAMSESSVLRAFKHLTGYAPFVYQNRLRMLYATTALSSSETDITTIAYQCGFNDSNYFSRSFKKFVGMTPSEYRLRFAKKISTEHT, from the coding sequence ATGAAAGAACTTTTATCCAGGCAGTTCTGGACTGCTCCTGCAAGCTGCCATCTTGAATACAGAAAAGCACAGCCTCCTTTTCCAATGCACAGCCATGATTTTTTTGAAATAGTGGTAGTTTTTAGCGGAAAAGGAATTCATTCTGACCAGAAAGATGAAAGCCTGATAAAGGCAGGAGATCTCTTATGCGTACATCCGGGGCAGTTTCACTCATTTCTAAAAACAGAGGCTCTTGAACTCATGAACATAATGATAAAGCCGGATTTTTTTTATGAACTCAATGATGAAATAACAAACTGCCAGGCTTTTACAGAATTCTTTTCCCTTTCTTCAAGAAATAAAAGCACTTCAGTAAGAAAACTTCACCTGAATAAAATGCAGCTGATTGCTATAAAAGATATTATAAATTCCCTGCAGAATGAATTTGCGCAGGATCTTCCGATGGTACAGGTACAGATAAACTGTCTTCTGCTGCAGCTTATAATTTATATCCTTCGGGTAAAAGATAATCCGGATTTTCCGTCTGTACATAAAAAAAGCAGTGCAAATCTCCTCATTCAATATATGGATAAAAATTTCATGAGGAATATATCCATGCAGGATCTTATGGAAATCGGCGCAATGTCAGAAAGTTCAGTTCTCAGGGCATTCAAACATCTGACAGGTTACGCACCTTTCGTATATCAGAACCGTCTCCGCATGCTCTATGCAACCACAGCCCTGTCTTCTTCAGAAACAGACATAACTACAATTGCATATCAATGCGGATTTAATGATTCCAATTATTTTTCCCGGAGTTTCAAGAAATTCGTAGGAATGACTCCTTCAGAATACAGGCTCCGCTTTGCAAAAAAAATCAGTACTGAGCATACATAA